The DNA sequence atgaaGACCCTTTACAGcgatgttttttttattcatttcaaggGGTACATTGACAATGTTGTGCATTCATCTTAATCAACTCCATTTGCAAGTATCTGAGACACCGCCATTTCACCTAATATCAGGATGTAAAATATTCTAGATCTTGAAGGAAACCAGTTTGAAAGTtaataacaaaatcattataAGTTACATTTAACTTGTCCGCGATCACCACTCATGGCTGATTAAGACTGATCATTATATTCCCTTGCGTCAGTGTGCTGCACTGTTTACATCTTGACATGACAGTGCATATAGTGCATTCCTATTGATTTCAGAGGGAATGTATCTCCATCCACGTCGGCCAGGCCGGAGTCCAGATGGGCAATGCATGCTGGGAGTTGTACTGTCTGGAGCACGGCATTCAGCCCGATGGTCAGATGCCCTCAGACAAGACCATCGGGGGTGGGGACGACTCCTTCAACACCTTCTTCAGCGAGACTGGAGCTGGGAAGCACGTGCCCAGAGCCATCTTTATTGACCTTGAGCCAACTGTTGTTGGTAAGTCTATTAAATATTTATCTGCCAATCGTTATGAATCAAAAGTAAGTCCGAAAACCGATATTTTCTAAACATCATTTTCCTTTCTAAATGTGATTGTTATGTGTTTCCAGATGAGGTCCGTACCGGAACCTACCGACAACTGTTCCACCCAGAACAGCTCATCACCGGCAAGGAGGACGCCGCCAACAACTACGCCCGTGGCCACTACACCATTGGAAAGGAGATCGTTGACCTCGTCCTTGATCGAACCAGGAAGCTGGCTGACCAGTGCACTGGACTCCAGGGCTTCCTCATCTTCCACAGCTTCGGTGGTGGCACTGGCTCCGGCTTCACCTCTCTCTTGATGGAGAGACTGTCTGTGGACTACGGCAAGAAGTCCAAACTAGAGTTTGCTGTCTATCCCGCTCCACAGATCTCCACTGCTGTCGTCGAGCCCTACAACTCCATCCTCACCACCCACACCACCCTGGAACACTCCGACTGTGCCTTCATGGTCGACAACGAGGCCATCTACGACATCTGTAGACGTAACCTTGACATCGAACGTCCCACCTACACCAACCTCAATCGTCTGATTGGACAAATTGTCAGCTCCATCACTGCCTCTCTTCGTTTCGATGGTGCCCTGAACGTGGATCTGACGGAGTTCCAGACCAATCTGGTGCCCTACCCACGTATCCACTTCCCTCTGGCTACCTACGCTCCTGTCATCTCCGCCGAGAAGGCCTATCATGAGCAATTGTCTGTGGCTGAGATCACCAACGCCTGCTTTGAACCAGCCAACCAGATGGTCAAATGTGATCCTCGTCACGGAAAATACATGGCCTGTTGCATGTTGTATCGTGGTGATGTGGTCCCCAAAGATGTCAACGCCGCCATCGCCACCATCAAGACCAAGAGAACCATTCAGTTCGTCGACTGGTGTCCCACTGGCTTCAAGGTGGGCATCAACTACCAGCCACCCACTGTTGTCCCCGGGGGTGACCTGGCCAAGGTCCAGAGAGCTGTCTGTATGTTGAGCAACACAACGGCCATCGCCGAGGCCTGGGCTCGTCTTGACCACAAGTTCGATCTGATGTACGCCAAACGTGCCTTCGTCCACTGGTACGTGGGTGAAGGTATGGAAGAGGGCGAGTTCTCCGAGGCCAGAGAGGACTTGGCAGCCTTGGAGAAGGACTACGAGGAGGTTGGAGTCGACTCTGTTGAGGGCGAGGGAGAGGAAGAGGGAGAGGAATATTAGTGACCACTCACATGTGGCCTGAATGACACGTCCGAATAAAGAATGCTTAACATATTTCCTCTTCTGTTTGATTTGCTACCACGGTGTTTTGGGGGACAGTCAAAATATAACATAGCGTGGTCTTCGGATATTCGGAAACCCTGTAATCGCTATTAAACCACATCTTATATCTGTCCAGGGCTTGATCTGAGAACATTCTATTACAGACACGCCAGGACGCCCAGATTGCGAAAGTGACACCCCCAGTGGATTTCACGCTGGAATAAGGATAAGGCGAGGCGCTCGGAAGACTGATTCCTACAAATCTGTCTTCCTTTTGCTTGAATCTGATAAGCATTTGAAACGCAGGGACATTCAGGGTCAGTTTTTAGATATTCAAGGTCTActgtttttaaaggttttaagTTTTTACATTGTGAATCGAATACTTTGTCAAAGTAATTCTCAAGGCTTATTCCGGAATGGATGTTACCAGTTTTAATAGTGCCGTTGATCTCGAGTAAGCTGCTTCTTAACATAAAGTTAAGTCCTGTTAACCATTACATCAATAGAAACATTACTACCTACAATGCAATAAAATATATGTTGATTAATAACAGTTCCATGAAACATTGGCTGCAGGGGTACCCATAGAGCTGTAGGCACAGTAAATTCGTATACAGGGTAGTGTCCTTACTGAACCTATGAAAACGGGCTCGAACCCTACATGTTTTCGCAACCACCATTCCCGCACTTGCTAAGGGCAACGGCTAAAGCCTGTATCACCTCGGCTGTTGATCCTTCATCAATACTTGGTACACTGTGATACTGTCCCATACTCACTCTGAGGGTTATCAGTAAGCAACATGTGTCATAATAACTGTGTCTTGTGACGACGAATCTGCTAGTGTCTCTTCAATCTGAACAGAACTAAATCAGAATGGGAAAGGGCAAGGGGATTCGACCCTAGTCTACGTAAAGGTaggctcagtattattcattacactgtTATACTGTTAACGAGTCCAAGTTTAAGTTTACTTACTCTGGATCCAATGGCCATTTTTGTCGCTCGTTTTAGTAACTGATACACTGTTTGAAATATCAATTTAAAATACTCGCATATCCACTTCTGCTAATAATGATATCATTGGTTTGATTTACCTCAGAAGTCAAACATTTCCCCCACAAAACATATATTGTTGTGAATGTTCGTGTTCCTATCGTTTGCTAGACGAATAGGTTTGGCCAAGAATTTATCAGACGTATGTTGTCATAAACCATATACGAATACATCTCTTTTTATGTCAACCTAAAACTACGACCACCagcatcactggattgtttggtctagacagtccagtgatttaCAGCATCATCATCTCTGTGCGtcattgggaatcgatgacatgtgtcaactaaatcagcgagtctgaccacccgatcccgttagtcgcctcttacgacaaaccaTAGGTTACAAAAGATCAACTGTAACCCTTCACAAGTTTTCAAACTGAGAAGAACTatgtaaacagatacgtatgaTACAGTGTCATGTAACATTATGCCCAACCTTACGCGAGTATCTTGATAATTCCATATAAAAGAATGTTTTATCCAGTTTGCATTATACTGCATAATTCCCAGACGAAATCTAGAAAATAGCCTCTTTATAACATGCAATATATCTTGGTTTCAAACACTCTTTGAGTATGAAACTAGCTAGTTTTTGTTCATTCaagaaatcatttccatggcaaaAGCATCATTATAGTTTGTGTAAAAACGTTAAAACATTAATGAGTAGGTATTATTAAACACTATACAACAGTTGTCAAAATACATTAACAGACAATAAATTAAACATGAAGATACATTTACATGTTATACAGGGCCAGCCGCATACCTTTTACTTTCTTTTACTTCACTTTTCCacaaaaaaatggtaaagaatTCTTACCTACTTTCGTTAACTTAACCActttgaaaaattgaaaatgaaaagacGAAATGGAGTTATCTCTATTTGAGATTCATTGTTGACGTCATAGCTGGGTGGGacgatgatttttatggagaagcatgcaCAATGTGAATGCGGCTTTTCAACTCAATATGAGATGACTGTTTGGATTTCTTTAGATCAATGCGTGATCCTCCGATTTCTTGCATCTTGCCTTACATGATACTCTGATGGTATAACATCTCTGAATGCATCACATCACCCCCTCTACTAATAGGTGTTTGGAACTTATAGTCCTCCAGTGTTAAATCGGTTACTTGTGTCACGTGTGTGCATTCAATAACGAGGTTGATTCAGTTCGCAAAGTTTTGTACATGACACGGGGCATAAcatttacaggattttgtgacGAAGTGGTATGTTCTGTCTTCTATTAACTTAGATTTATGTAGTATGGAATTGTTTTCAGTTATTATGCAAAGCATTGTGCACAGTCCCGTGACGTATGACAAGAGATCACTTCTACgggaagtgacgtcatagacGGTGGCGCATATAGTTACGGCTTCATTGTAGCTGTTGTTTCTCGCCGTTTCAGACGCTGTCCTCACTTTTTGTACTCGTCAGGTAGGTGACAAGGCTCACACGTTTATGTGTAAACAATAACCTGTGTATATAATAAATTTAATAAATTTTCAAACACGTTTAAGTACACCTGCAGCCTAGGTGAAGGCCTATGGTTGGGGATTCGAACTGTCCCAACCGTGATAGACCAAAAACGATTCTAGACAGATTCCACATTTCCAACAATTTTCCCGAATGTTTTACTCATTCTGTAGATAGAGAACACATTAATTGTTATCAAGTGATCACATTGTATAAATGTAGATCAGAGTACTGTGACAAATGATCTCAGCGGCTAGAACCATGATATCCGAACATATATCTTTTGAAACCATCCACCAATCAACATTTGTATCTCTTTGCCCCATCCCAGGGAAAGGATAGTGATACAAAAGTGTTATTTGTTAATAACGCATTGTTATGTGGACTGCCAGCACCAACATTGGTCTTGTGGCCAGAATGATGTGAACGGTTTGTTACATTGCTGAATTGAGTAATGGCACTATGATGCGATAAAGCCTACGGGCGCTTAACATGAACTCCCCTTCTCAATCACACGTCCGGTCAGTTTTGCAGGAGGGTAGTTTAAGGTTTGATTCCCGCATAAGCGCATAAGTTCAACGTGTGAGGCCGTATCAGTCTCTCGCCGGTTGTGGTATTGCTTGAAGTTTGCTAACGGCCCGTATAGGAATACGGAAGTACTCTCGGGTTATCCACCCGGTATGCAGATGCTTGAGTAATGACTGATTGAGTCACTTGCGGAAGTCAGTGTTGTTCATTGCCAGTTACAGATGGACCAGAATTAGTACATTTGAGATATTTGTTCATGGCATATGGTTGTTCAGTATCAGGAACCTAAGTGTCAGTTACATTTCCCTgccatacacacatacaaatgaTGTTATATGATGTGTCCCGTCAGTGGATTTATTGTGTAAACTGAGGAATGTATACTAGCTCTATTTCAAATTGtattaatttgaaaattaaaCCTCTTGCTTCATGATAAAGCAAGACAATTCAAGCAAGTAGATCAGATTATTATAACATAAAAGGGAAAATATTAGTTTCTAAATTTTTTATTCGGTCATTCCACCAAGGGAACATGTGTCATTTAAAGGCGACACTAATATTCCTCTCCCTCTTCCTCTCCCTCGCCCTCAACAGAGTCGACTCCAACCTCCTCGTAGTCCTTCTCCAAGGCTGCCAAGTCCTCTCTGGCCTCGGAGAACTCGCCCTCTTCCATACCCTCACCCACGTACCAGTGGACGAAGGCACGTTTGGCGTACATCAGATCAAACTTGTGGTCAAGACGTGCCCAGGCCTCGGCGATGGCCGTTGTGTTGCTCAACATACAGACAGCTCTCTGGACCTTGGCCAGGTCACCCCCGGGGACAACAGTGGGTGGCTGGTAGTTGATGCCCACCTTGAAGCCAGTGGGACACCAGTCGACGAACTGGATGGTTCTCTTGGTCTTGATGGTGGCGATGGCGGCGTTGACATCTTTGGGGACCACATCACCACGATACAACATGCAACAGGCCATGTATTTTCCGTGACGAGGATCACATTTGACCATCTGGTTGGCTGGTTCAAAGCAGGCGTTGGTGATCTCAGCCACAGACAATTGCTCATGATAGGCCTTCTCGGCGGAGATGACAGGAGCGTAGGTAGCCAGAGGGAAGTGGATACGTGGGTAGGGCACCAGATTGGTCTGGAACTCCGTCAGATCCACGTTCAGGGCACCATCGAAACGAAGAGAAGCAGTGATGGAGCTGACAATCTGTCCAATCAGACGATTGAGGTTGGTGTAGGTGGGACGTTCGATGTCAAGGTTACGTCTACAGATGTCGTAGATGGCCTCGTTGTCGACCATGAAGGCACAGTCGGAGTGTTCCAGGGTGGTGTGGGTGGTGAGGATGGAGTTGTAGGGCTCGACGACAGCAGTGGAGATCTGTGGAGCGGGATAGACAGCGAACTCTAGTTTGGACTTCTTGCCGTAGTCCACAGAGAGTCTCTCCATCAAGAGAGAGGTGAAGCCGGAGCCAGTGCCACCACCGAAGCTGTGGAAGATGAGGAAGCCCTGGAGTCCAGTGcactgatcagccagcttcctGATGCGGTCAAGGACGAGGTCAACGATCTCCTTTCCGATGGTGTAGTGGCCACGGGCGTAGTTGTTGGCGGCGTCCTCCTTGCCGGTGATGAGCTGTTCAGGGTGGAACAGTTGTCGGTAGGTTCCGGTACGGACCTCATCTGGAGCACATAATCATGATCTGCGTTATGAATAGAGAAAGTATTTTATAGAAGAACacacatgtttttttcacaatcgtTGAGCATGAAATACGGGTATATGAGTACCCACCGACAACAGTTGGTTCGAGGTCAATAAAGATGGCTCTGGGCACGTGTTTCCCAGCTCCAGTCTCGCTGAAGAAGGTGTTGAAGGAGTCGTCCCCACCCCCGATGGTCTTGTCTGAGGGCATCTGACCATCGGGCTGAATGCCATGCTCCAGACAGTACAACTCCCAGCATGCATTGCCCATCTGAACACCGGCCTGGCCGACGTGGATGGAGATACATTCCCTCtgaaaaaacacaatgaaacatGATTGGGACGAATCGGAATTTGAATCAACAGTTATGGGTGCTAAATTGACGCAACTCTGATAGCTCATCTATCATATTCTTGTCCAAGTAAACTGATATGTTTTCTTGCTTACAGATGTATGTTTACACTGTTTATAAACATAGCAGCTTCGTTTTGCCCAAATGATGTAGCCATGATTAAAAGGAAATAATACCACATTGCTGGTGCCCATCTTCCTCATTCGTCTGTGGATACTATGCATGGGAGTAAATGAGTGATGTGttccgccgcttttagcaatattcccgcaatttCCCTATTGGcttagtgagtgagggagtgaacgggtgggtgggtggatgggtgagtgagtgtgtgagtgagtgttctcctgagcaatattccaacaacatatAACAACAGTGGACACAAGAATTGGGCTTGTCTAGCAAGTGGTGTTTTACACAGTATTTAAGCTATATAGAGACGGGGAAAAGCAGATGTAAAATTGGTAAGGCACTGTGCCGATGTGGGATAACACAAGTGAATCATTATGTTGCAGACTTGCAGAGTTGCAAATGTGAGAATCCTAAGGGCTTTGGTTCATTAATTTCGTGGACACGACAATGCCGATGTGTCGTCAG is a window from the Haliotis asinina isolate JCU_RB_2024 chromosome 9, JCU_Hal_asi_v2, whole genome shotgun sequence genome containing:
- the LOC137296280 gene encoding tubulin alpha-1A chain, which translates into the protein MRECISIHVGQAGVQMGNACWELYCLEHGIQPDGQMPSDKTIGGGDDSFNTFFSETGAGKHVPRAIFIDLEPTVVDEVRTGTYRQLFHPEQLITGKEDAANNYARGHYTIGKEIVDLVLDRIRKLADQCTGLQGFLIFHSFGGGTGSGFTSLLMERLSVDYGKKSKLEFAVYPAPQISTAVVEPYNSILTTHTTLEHSDCAFMVDNEAIYDICRRNLDIERPTYTNLNRLIGQIVSSITASLRFDGALNVDLTEFQTNLVPYPRIHFPLATYAPVISAEKAYHEQLSVAEITNACFEPANQMVKCDPRHGKYMACCMLYRGDVVPKDVNAAIATIKTKRTIQFVDWCPTGFKVGINYQPPTVVPGGDLAKVQRAVCMLSNTTAIAEAWARLDHKFDLMYAKRAFVHWYVGEGMEEGEFSEAREDLAALEKDYEEVGVDSVEGEGEEEGEEY
- the LOC137296285 gene encoding tubulin alpha-1A chain-like translates to MGNACWELYCLEHGIQPDGQMPSDKTIGGGDDSFNTFFSETGAGKHVPRAIFIDLEPTVVDEVRTGTYRQLFHPEQLITGKEDAANNYARGHYTIGKEIVDLVLDRTRKLADQCTGLQGFLIFHSFGGGTGSGFTSLLMERLSVDYGKKSKLEFAVYPAPQISTAVVEPYNSILTTHTTLEHSDCAFMVDNEAIYDICRRNLDIERPTYTNLNRLIGQIVSSITASLRFDGALNVDLTEFQTNLVPYPRIHFPLATYAPVISAEKAYHEQLSVAEITNACFEPANQMVKCDPRHGKYMACCMLYRGDVVPKDVNAAIATIKTKRTIQFVDWCPTGFKVGINYQPPTVVPGGDLAKVQRAVCMLSNTTAIAEAWARLDHKFDLMYAKRAFVHWYVGEGMEEGEFSEAREDLAALEKDYEEVGVDSVEGEGEEEGEEY